In a genomic window of Anoxybacter fermentans:
- a CDS encoding ISL3 family transposase produces MQYNNIIKFLDLPDIIATEIISTEDRYIFIAEAKKNHIVCPQCGNITNKIHDTKWQNIRDIPIRGKLVIIRLLKKRYRCPYCHKRGIPEKYESIDKYARKTKRFDKYLAKETVSKDYSKVARENGLSYTAVNNAVKKVVDPLIKQQVSKLSQLKAISIDEFAVLKRHKYGVSITDPINRELIDILPTRKKDDLIDYFNCWEDEQRRQIQSISMDMWRPFKAVADAAFTHAKIVIDKFHLVTLMNRALDEVRKQVQQTVNNHQRRKFFQSRLLLQKRAEELTDEEHEKLIKLFELSPALEKAWELKEEFRDLLQLDDVKEATRALKRWYKEVIKSKLMPFYQVKKIIQRWEEKILNYFKTKITNGFAEGINNKIKLIKRIGYGVPNVMNLRRRVFNAMLSY; encoded by the coding sequence ATGCAATATAATAATATCATAAAATTTCTTGATTTGCCAGACATTATTGCAACTGAAATTATTTCAACGGAGGACAGATATATTTTTATCGCTGAAGCAAAGAAAAATCACATTGTGTGTCCTCAGTGTGGTAATATCACTAATAAAATCCATGATACAAAATGGCAAAATATTAGAGACATCCCCATAAGAGGTAAACTAGTAATCATTAGACTTCTAAAGAAAAGATATCGTTGTCCTTATTGTCATAAGAGGGGTATCCCTGAAAAATATGAAAGTATTGATAAATATGCCCGTAAAACCAAACGCTTTGATAAATATCTTGCTAAAGAAACTGTCAGCAAGGATTATTCTAAAGTTGCTAGAGAAAACGGGTTAAGTTATACAGCTGTTAATAATGCAGTTAAAAAAGTAGTTGACCCTCTCATTAAACAACAAGTTTCAAAACTTAGTCAATTAAAAGCCATCAGTATCGATGAATTTGCAGTTTTAAAACGCCATAAATATGGAGTTAGCATTACAGATCCAATTAATCGGGAGTTAATTGACATTTTACCTACTCGCAAAAAGGATGATTTAATTGACTACTTTAATTGTTGGGAAGATGAACAAAGACGACAGATTCAATCGATCTCTATGGATATGTGGCGGCCGTTCAAAGCAGTAGCAGATGCAGCATTTACTCATGCAAAAATTGTTATAGATAAATTTCATCTTGTAACTTTAATGAACAGAGCCCTTGATGAAGTTAGAAAACAAGTTCAACAAACAGTAAATAATCATCAGAGAAGAAAGTTTTTTCAAAGTCGTTTATTACTCCAAAAACGAGCTGAAGAATTGACAGATGAAGAACATGAAAAGCTCATCAAATTATTTGAACTCAGTCCAGCTCTAGAAAAGGCCTGGGAATTAAAAGAGGAATTCAGAGACTTATTGCAGCTAGATGATGTGAAAGAAGCCACCAGAGCTCTAAAAAGGTGGTATAAAGAAGTAATAAAAAGCAAGCTGATGCCTTTTTACCAGGTAAAAAAGATAATACAAAGATGGGAAGAAAAAATACTAAATTATTTTAAGACTAAGATAACCAATGGCTTTGCTGAGGGTATCAATAACAAGATTAAATTGATCAAAAGGATTGGATATGGTGTTCCAAATGTTATGAATCTAAGGAGAAGAGTATTTAATGCAATGTTAAGTTATTAA
- a CDS encoding nucleotidyltransferase domain-containing protein produces the protein MIEKFEKVIDQICKELQQRDNLVGIILFGSLAKGNYHKGSDIDLYVVGEDEKDRVTFFYREGIPVQLLWRSVEDFKKKILKPTRDIPMGLIGKILYDPTGMIQKYMEKSRKLADQGPKPLTDHEKIMIRATLSQDMEIINGLLDKGKTAEAVILMNDLLLEAISAYYDIKKWWMPKRKHLISDLKNHHPDLGTLAEKIILETNPKEKFKKLYKLRNIVLDLMGGELKEFEIIF, from the coding sequence ATGATAGAAAAATTTGAAAAGGTAATTGACCAGATATGCAAAGAACTGCAACAGCGTGATAATTTAGTAGGCATTATTCTATTTGGATCTCTAGCTAAAGGTAATTACCATAAAGGAAGTGATATAGACCTTTATGTGGTGGGAGAAGATGAAAAAGATCGAGTTACTTTCTTTTACAGAGAAGGAATTCCTGTACAGCTGCTGTGGCGATCTGTCGAAGATTTTAAAAAGAAAATATTAAAACCAACTAGAGATATCCCTATGGGATTGATTGGTAAAATACTCTATGATCCTACAGGCATGATACAAAAATATATGGAAAAATCCAGAAAGCTAGCAGATCAAGGACCTAAACCTTTAACCGATCATGAAAAGATAATGATTAGAGCAACCCTCTCGCAGGATATGGAAATTATCAACGGATTATTAGACAAAGGCAAAACTGCTGAAGCAGTTATTTTAATGAACGATTTACTATTAGAAGCAATCAGTGCCTATTATGATATTAAAAAATGGTGGATGCCTAAACGCAAACACCTTATTTCTGATCTCAAAAACCATCACCCGGACCTTGGAACTCTTGCTGAAAAAATTATTCTGGAAACTAATCCAAAAGAAAAGTTCAAGAAACTCTATAAATTAAGAAATATAGTTCTGGATTTAATGGGAGGTGAATTGAAAGAATTTGAAATAATCTTTTAA
- a CDS encoding DUF401 family protein encodes MEIIGLLIAFVVIIGMVMKRINLGIAMFTGSIIIGLTSPKIGLTHFFEFLSAGLFSKTTLELVLVIINIGIIANLMDKTGLVDQMIGALSTLFRKFQIILAVVPSVMGALAIPGGAMLSAPMVNSIAKDLNLSNRKKMAINLLFRHIWYFVFPFTPGLILAAGLLGRDVFYLIRHLAPLTIVLGVVGFITLFRGMENSSIKEAKAVVKRRAVKELFLALLPLLVGILLPFFTPLPFWGALSIGIVILVIYKWDKIEFQMIWQSIEWKLSLGILGIMVFREFINNLDALYQLAESIINAGMPIWFLAVVLPGLVGFLTGSTSGAIGITFPLLIPFISGNQIDMGYVVLMYGSAFFSYYISPVHFCLILTAEYFGVTLKDTYKELFWPTLAGIGMMVILFFIY; translated from the coding sequence GTGGAAATCATAGGGCTATTAATCGCATTTGTTGTGATTATAGGTATGGTCATGAAAAGAATTAATTTAGGGATTGCAATGTTTACGGGTTCGATAATTATTGGTTTAACTTCACCGAAGATTGGGTTAACCCACTTTTTTGAATTTCTAAGTGCTGGACTTTTTAGTAAGACTACATTGGAATTGGTGTTAGTAATTATTAATATTGGAATTATTGCTAATTTGATGGATAAAACCGGCTTGGTGGATCAAATGATTGGTGCATTATCAACCCTGTTTCGTAAGTTTCAAATAATTCTTGCTGTGGTACCATCTGTGATGGGTGCTCTTGCCATTCCCGGTGGTGCAATGTTATCTGCGCCAATGGTTAATTCTATTGCAAAAGATTTGAATTTAAGTAATCGTAAAAAAATGGCAATTAATTTGCTTTTCCGGCATATTTGGTATTTTGTTTTTCCTTTTACTCCGGGACTGATTTTGGCTGCTGGATTACTTGGAAGAGATGTATTTTACTTAATTCGACATCTGGCTCCGCTGACCATTGTATTAGGTGTAGTAGGTTTTATTACCCTTTTCCGCGGGATGGAGAATTCTTCTATAAAAGAAGCAAAAGCTGTTGTTAAAAGACGGGCAGTCAAAGAACTTTTTCTAGCGCTGCTGCCACTTTTAGTTGGTATTTTACTTCCTTTTTTTACACCTTTACCATTTTGGGGTGCATTATCTATAGGTATAGTTATTCTTGTGATTTATAAGTGGGACAAAATAGAATTTCAGATGATCTGGCAGAGTATTGAGTGGAAATTAAGTCTTGGTATTTTAGGAATTATGGTCTTTAGGGAATTTATAAACAACCTGGATGCCTTATATCAGTTAGCGGAGAGTATTATAAATGCTGGAATGCCTATCTGGTTTTTAGCAGTGGTTTTGCCTGGATTAGTAGGATTTCTCACTGGTTCTACATCAGGTGCTATCGGAATTACTTTTCCACTTTTGATTCCATTTATTAGTGGAAACCAGATTGATATGGGATATGTAGTTTTGATGTACGGTTCTGCCTTTTTTAGCTATTATATATCACCTGTACATTTTTGTTTAATTTTGACTGCTGAATATTTTGGAGTGACTTTAAAGGATACCTATAAAGAGCTGTTCTGGCCTACTCTTGCAGGTATTGGAATGATGGTAATACTATTCTTTATTTATTAA
- a CDS encoding alkaline phosphatase family protein gives MRILFLFIDGFGIGPDDSKVNPIVAADTPTFDWLFKGGDSIVIPTDASQGVKGIPQSATGQTALLTGVQASQIIGRHVNGFPGPTLRKIIAEKNILKQMKAREKKATFANAYTEDYVKGIHAGKIKGSVTTVSVLTSNLPFRLTDQIPKGKAVYQDFTNRLLIKQGLNLPLMKPEEAGQNLARIVKEHDFTLYEYFLTDIAGHRQDMEFAVSLLEELDRFIGQVLSDLDLTETLVVLSSDHGNIEDLSIKTHTCNPVPTILIGCGKDKIGNKIKELVDITPALLSLMD, from the coding sequence ATGAGGATTTTGTTTTTATTTATTGATGGATTTGGGATTGGCCCAGATGATTCAAAAGTAAATCCGATTGTAGCTGCAGATACACCAACCTTCGATTGGCTTTTTAAAGGTGGGGACAGTATTGTAATTCCTACAGATGCAAGTCAGGGAGTTAAAGGAATCCCCCAGAGTGCTACTGGTCAGACTGCTCTTTTAACAGGTGTACAGGCCTCACAGATTATAGGGCGGCATGTGAATGGTTTTCCAGGGCCAACATTAAGAAAGATTATCGCTGAAAAGAACATTCTAAAACAGATGAAAGCCAGAGAAAAAAAAGCCACCTTTGCAAATGCTTATACTGAGGATTATGTAAAAGGTATTCATGCAGGAAAAATTAAAGGTTCAGTAACCACAGTTTCTGTGCTGACTTCAAATTTACCTTTTCGCTTAACAGATCAGATTCCCAAAGGGAAAGCGGTTTATCAGGATTTTACCAACCGGCTTCTTATCAAGCAGGGACTTAATTTACCCTTGATGAAGCCGGAGGAAGCAGGGCAAAACCTGGCTCGGATTGTTAAGGAACATGATTTTACTCTATATGAATATTTTCTTACAGATATTGCAGGGCATAGACAGGATATGGAATTTGCCGTCTCTTTGCTCGAAGAACTGGACCGATTTATTGGACAGGTATTATCTGATTTGGATTTAACAGAGACATTGGTGGTTCTTTCCAGTGATCATGGTAATATTGAGGATCTTTCAATAAAGACTCATACCTGTAACCCAGTTCCTACTATTCTAATAGGATGTGGGAAAGATAAGATAGGAAATAAAATAAAAGAGCTGGTAGATATTACACCAGCTCTCCTGTCTTTGATGGATTAA
- the pyrE gene encoding orotate phosphoribosyltransferase: MKREELLRILEETGALLKGHFQLSSGRHSEAYVQCAQILQYPWYLDKFCTALANLFNDREIDLIIAPAMGGVLISNGVGRALKKRAIFTERENGQMRLRRNFYIQPGEKVLIVEDVVTTGKSVREVMEVVRNLSGKIVGIGSFIDRSGGKADFDGVKFKALLTLDLKTYMPEECPFCKAGVAVTKPGSRFINR, encoded by the coding sequence ATGAAACGTGAAGAACTGCTTCGAATTTTAGAGGAAACAGGTGCTCTTTTAAAAGGACACTTTCAATTATCTTCAGGACGACACAGTGAAGCTTATGTTCAATGTGCTCAAATTCTTCAATATCCCTGGTATCTGGATAAATTTTGCACTGCTTTAGCAAATCTATTTAATGATAGAGAGATTGATTTGATTATTGCTCCGGCAATGGGAGGAGTTCTTATTTCCAATGGTGTTGGCCGTGCTCTGAAAAAACGGGCCATATTTACCGAACGGGAAAATGGCCAAATGCGTTTGCGCCGCAATTTCTATATTCAACCGGGGGAAAAGGTGCTAATTGTGGAAGATGTTGTGACTACAGGTAAATCAGTTCGGGAAGTGATGGAGGTAGTGAGGAATTTAAGTGGTAAAATTGTTGGAATCGGTTCATTTATTGATCGGAGTGGTGGTAAAGCTGATTTTGACGGTGTGAAATTTAAAGCATTATTGACTCTGGATTTAAAGACCTACATGCCGGAAGAATGTCCTTTCTGTAAAGCAGGGGTAGCTGTAACTAAGCCGGGAAGTAGATTTATTAATAGATGA
- a CDS encoding dihydroorotate dehydrogenase — MSRDLSIKLGRLILKNPILTASGTCGFGYELIPFLQELPGAIVLKGLTLEERKGNPTPRIAETPAGILNSIGLQNPGLRQFKEDVLPKLCNINTCLIANISGNTIEEYGILAEELSQLPEISAIEVNISCPNVKKGGIVFGTDPKEAYKVVRHVVEKSTVPVIAKLSPNVTDIREIALAVERAGADAISMINTLLGMKIDIKTGRPALGNIMGGLSGPAIRPIAVRMVYQTAQVVKIPIIGMGGIRNIEDVVEMLMAGASAVAIGTGTMIDPTLPSRLVRDLDEYCKQNNITDWKDIIGLALRRS, encoded by the coding sequence ATGAGTAGAGATTTGAGTATAAAATTGGGGAGATTGATTTTAAAAAATCCAATTCTTACTGCTTCTGGCACCTGTGGATTTGGCTATGAACTGATCCCATTTCTTCAGGAACTCCCCGGTGCCATTGTTTTAAAGGGGCTTACTTTAGAGGAGCGGAAAGGCAATCCAACTCCCCGGATTGCAGAAACTCCAGCCGGTATTCTTAATTCCATAGGTTTACAGAATCCGGGATTGAGGCAATTCAAAGAGGATGTTTTGCCAAAATTATGCAATATAAATACCTGTTTGATTGCCAATATTTCTGGCAATACCATTGAAGAATACGGGATACTTGCAGAGGAGCTTAGCCAACTTCCTGAAATTAGTGCTATTGAGGTAAATATCTCCTGTCCCAATGTAAAAAAGGGTGGGATAGTCTTTGGCACTGATCCGAAAGAAGCATATAAAGTAGTTCGGCATGTGGTTGAAAAAAGTACTGTTCCTGTTATTGCTAAACTTAGTCCTAATGTGACAGATATTCGGGAGATTGCTCTGGCCGTGGAAAGAGCAGGGGCAGATGCCATTTCAATGATTAATACTTTACTTGGAATGAAGATAGATATCAAAACGGGCCGTCCGGCATTGGGAAATATCATGGGTGGTCTTTCTGGGCCGGCCATTAGGCCTATTGCAGTAAGAATGGTCTATCAGACAGCTCAGGTTGTTAAGATTCCCATTATTGGTATGGGGGGAATAAGAAATATTGAAGATGTGGTAGAAATGCTTATGGCAGGAGCCTCAGCAGTTGCTATTGGAACAGGAACTATGATTGATCCTACTCTGCCATCCCGATTGGTTCGGGATTTAGATGAATATTGTAAGCAGAACAACATAACTGATTGGAAAGACATTATAGGTCTTGCGCTGAGGAGATCTTAA
- a CDS encoding dihydroorotate dehydrogenase electron transfer subunit, translated as MTVYRFSLIVNKKRLNKKYCLLGIHSPEIAAEVKPGQFINLQIPTGSNDLILKRPFSIHKVDSYRGIVYILFKIVGKGTRILSESQPGTTLEVLGPLGNGFTLIKNQSALLIGGGIGTAPLYQLATSLSQLQNKITLLLGLTDDEDLVLAKVMNEFVPKWILMKGNQKERQGPVTDLVREELASSHFDQIYACGPKPMLKSLQKMLGDMVRNTQFSMEEKMGCGLGLCFSCTCKIKDKKEAGKWNYERICIRGPVFKGEEVIFDE; from the coding sequence GTGACTGTTTATAGATTTAGTCTGATTGTTAACAAAAAACGGCTGAATAAAAAATACTGTCTTTTGGGGATTCACTCACCTGAGATCGCAGCAGAAGTAAAACCAGGCCAGTTTATAAATTTACAGATTCCAACCGGTAGTAATGATCTAATTTTAAAACGCCCCTTTAGTATTCATAAAGTTGATAGCTATAGAGGGATTGTTTACATTTTATTCAAAATTGTTGGTAAAGGCACACGAATTCTCAGTGAGTCTCAGCCGGGCACGACTCTAGAAGTTCTGGGACCTTTAGGTAATGGTTTTACTCTTATCAAAAACCAATCTGCACTGCTTATTGGAGGTGGAATCGGCACCGCTCCTTTATATCAATTAGCAACCAGCTTATCTCAACTTCAAAATAAGATAACTTTACTTCTAGGATTGACAGATGATGAAGATCTGGTTTTAGCTAAAGTAATGAATGAATTTGTCCCAAAGTGGATTTTGATGAAGGGAAATCAAAAGGAACGGCAGGGCCCGGTTACTGACCTGGTTAGGGAGGAGTTGGCTTCATCTCATTTTGATCAGATTTACGCCTGTGGACCGAAGCCCATGTTAAAATCATTACAGAAAATGTTAGGTGATATGGTTAGAAATACGCAATTTTCCATGGAGGAAAAGATGGGATGCGGACTTGGGTTATGTTTTTCCTGTACCTGTAAAATAAAGGATAAGAAAGAGGCAGGAAAGTGGAATTATGAACGAATCTGTATCCGCGGGCCAGTTTTTAAAGGGGAAGAGGTGATCTTTGATGAGTAG
- the carB gene encoding carbamoyl-phosphate synthase (glutamine-hydrolyzing) large subunit yields the protein MKRKLEKILVIGSGPIVIGQAAEFDYAGTQACRALKEQGYQVILINSNPATVMTDREIADKIYIEPLNLKTLKRIIEIERPDGILGTLGGQIGLNLLVELGSQGILKKYNVKVLGTSLMSIQQAEDREKFRQLMHKIQEPVLESYNVSELQDVLWAAEKIGYPVIVRPAYTLGGSGGGTASNKEELIEIAKKGFSQSPLGQILIEKSIIGWKEIEYEVVRDNNDNCITICNMENIDPVGIHTGDSIVVAPSQTLSDQEYQMLRRAAIKIVRALAIRGACNVQFALDPNSNQYYVIEVNTRVSRSSALASKATGYPIAKVAALIAIGLNLDQITNPITGKTTACFEPSLDYVVCKIPRWPFDKFDSANRNLGTQMKATGEVMAIGRNFASALMKAVRSLDSGFIGLYSKKIHQLEDRKLLDKLKNPDDERIFALAEGFRRGWSLERLNQLTGINPFFLTHIDFLVRMEKRLKREKLTGQLLKEAKVAGFTDWEIGVLTGKNETEIRALRKKENIEPVYKMVDTCAGEFKATTPYFYSTYEDENEVEVSGERKILVIGSGPIRIGQGIEFDYCSVHAIMTARKLGYTALVINNNPETVSTDFDVSDRLYFEPLTLEDVLNVVQLEKPEGIIIQFGGQTAINLAEDLYKHGVPILGTDVTQINICEDREKFYQLMEELQIPVPKGKVAYNADQVWKQMDTVGYPVLVRPSYVLGGQAMEVIETPQKLEEYLQKYEFKPGLPLLLDPYITGIEVEVDAVCDSKDVLIPGIMEHIERAGIHSGDSITVFPGKRLSSRVKKRIAEMTILVGKGLKIKGIYNIQFIVTPDEEVYILEVNPRSSRTVPFLSKVTGVPMVQIATQVILGAKLRELGYGTGILKEPEITAVKAPVFSFAKLDGLDPVLGPEMKSTGEVMGLGKDMAEALLKALEGTGKFQPETKALLVTIGDEDKEQILPWIRKLYQLGFKIYATRGTGFFLRQNGIDNTIVEKVGKGEKDIIDLIQEQKIDYIFNTPSKNGETGQLIDGYRIRRKAVEFGIPIFTNLDSIQAFSEALEHALKLGWTLEPISLCAIERRL from the coding sequence ATGAAGCGTAAATTGGAAAAAATTCTTGTAATCGGATCAGGTCCCATTGTTATTGGACAGGCAGCAGAGTTTGATTATGCCGGAACACAGGCCTGTCGGGCTTTAAAGGAACAGGGATATCAGGTGATTTTGATAAATAGTAATCCGGCTACTGTAATGACTGATCGGGAAATTGCAGATAAAATCTATATAGAACCTTTGAATCTCAAAACTTTGAAAAGAATTATTGAAATAGAACGACCTGATGGAATACTGGGTACTCTGGGGGGACAGATAGGCTTAAATTTATTAGTAGAACTGGGTAGTCAAGGGATTTTAAAGAAATATAATGTTAAAGTTCTCGGTACGTCTTTAATGAGTATTCAACAGGCAGAGGATCGAGAAAAATTTCGCCAATTGATGCATAAAATTCAAGAACCGGTACTGGAAAGTTATAATGTAAGTGAACTTCAAGATGTTTTGTGGGCTGCTGAAAAGATTGGATATCCGGTTATTGTACGTCCAGCCTATACTCTCGGAGGAAGTGGAGGTGGAACCGCTTCAAACAAAGAAGAGCTTATCGAGATTGCAAAAAAGGGTTTCTCACAAAGTCCTCTAGGACAGATTTTAATTGAAAAAAGTATTATTGGTTGGAAAGAGATTGAATATGAAGTTGTCCGGGATAATAATGATAACTGTATTACCATATGTAATATGGAAAATATTGACCCGGTTGGAATTCATACTGGGGACAGCATAGTAGTTGCTCCCAGTCAAACCCTTTCCGATCAGGAATATCAAATGCTTCGCCGGGCAGCTATTAAAATTGTACGTGCCTTAGCGATTCGGGGAGCGTGTAATGTTCAGTTTGCTCTGGATCCTAATAGTAATCAATATTATGTGATTGAGGTAAATACAAGGGTGAGTCGTTCCAGTGCACTGGCTTCAAAGGCTACCGGTTATCCAATTGCAAAAGTTGCTGCATTAATTGCTATAGGGCTTAATTTGGACCAGATCACCAATCCTATCACAGGTAAAACAACAGCCTGTTTTGAACCCAGTCTCGATTATGTAGTTTGTAAAATTCCAAGATGGCCTTTTGATAAATTTGATTCTGCCAATCGAAATCTCGGCACACAGATGAAAGCTACAGGGGAAGTAATGGCAATCGGAAGAAATTTTGCCTCAGCATTGATGAAAGCGGTCCGTTCTCTTGATTCAGGTTTTATTGGACTATATTCAAAAAAGATTCATCAATTGGAGGATAGAAAGTTATTAGATAAACTGAAAAATCCAGATGATGAAAGAATATTTGCTTTAGCTGAAGGATTTCGTAGAGGTTGGAGTCTGGAACGGTTGAATCAATTAACAGGAATCAATCCCTTCTTTCTCACCCACATTGATTTCCTGGTGCGGATGGAAAAGAGGTTGAAAAGAGAGAAATTGACCGGGCAACTTCTTAAGGAAGCAAAAGTTGCAGGTTTTACAGATTGGGAAATCGGGGTTTTGACGGGAAAAAATGAGACAGAGATCCGGGCTTTGCGTAAAAAAGAGAATATAGAGCCGGTTTATAAAATGGTTGATACCTGTGCAGGTGAGTTCAAAGCGACGACTCCTTACTTTTACTCCACATATGAAGATGAAAATGAAGTTGAGGTTTCAGGAGAAAGAAAAATATTAGTAATTGGCTCCGGGCCTATTCGAATTGGACAGGGAATAGAATTTGATTACTGTTCGGTTCATGCAATTATGACAGCGAGGAAATTAGGTTATACAGCATTGGTGATTAATAACAATCCTGAGACAGTTAGTACTGATTTTGATGTATCAGATCGTCTTTATTTTGAACCCCTTACTCTGGAAGATGTGTTGAATGTCGTTCAACTTGAAAAACCTGAAGGAATTATCATTCAGTTTGGAGGTCAGACTGCAATTAATCTGGCAGAAGATTTATACAAACATGGAGTTCCCATCCTGGGAACAGATGTTACTCAGATTAACATCTGTGAAGACAGAGAAAAGTTTTATCAGCTGATGGAAGAATTGCAAATTCCGGTACCCAAAGGAAAGGTTGCATATAATGCTGATCAAGTCTGGAAACAGATGGATACTGTTGGTTATCCGGTGCTTGTAAGGCCTTCATATGTTCTGGGCGGGCAGGCAATGGAGGTTATAGAAACTCCTCAAAAATTAGAGGAATATCTACAGAAGTATGAGTTTAAACCGGGATTACCCCTCCTTCTTGATCCATATATCACTGGGATAGAAGTAGAAGTTGATGCTGTCTGTGATAGTAAAGATGTATTGATTCCGGGAATCATGGAGCATATAGAAAGAGCAGGAATCCATTCGGGAGATAGTATTACAGTCTTTCCAGGAAAAAGGCTCAGTAGCAGAGTTAAAAAGCGCATTGCAGAGATGACCATACTGGTTGGTAAAGGACTTAAAATTAAGGGCATATATAATATTCAGTTTATTGTTACCCCGGATGAGGAAGTATATATTCTGGAAGTGAATCCCCGTTCTAGCCGAACGGTCCCATTTCTAAGTAAGGTTACAGGGGTTCCCATGGTTCAAATTGCCACTCAGGTCATTTTAGGAGCAAAATTAAGGGAATTGGGTTATGGAACCGGAATTTTAAAAGAACCGGAAATTACTGCTGTTAAAGCTCCGGTGTTTTCTTTTGCCAAATTAGATGGACTAGATCCGGTCCTTGGCCCGGAGATGAAATCTACAGGTGAAGTTATGGGATTGGGTAAAGATATGGCAGAGGCATTATTGAAAGCACTGGAGGGAACAGGTAAATTTCAACCTGAAACTAAAGCCCTGTTGGTAACAATAGGAGATGAAGATAAAGAACAGATACTGCCCTGGATACGAAAATTATATCAACTAGGATTTAAAATCTATGCAACCCGGGGAACGGGATTTTTTTTGAGACAAAATGGAATTGATAACACTATTGTAGAGAAAGTGGGAAAAGGGGAAAAAGATATCATTGATTTGATTCAGGAACAGAAGATTGATTATATTTTTAATACTCCTTCTAAGAATGGAGAGACAGGCCAACTTATAGATGGATATCGGATTCGCAGGAAAGCGGTGGAATTTGGTATTCCGATTTTCACCAATCTGGATAGTATTCAGGCTTTTTCAGAAGCGTTGGAACATGCACTAAAATTAGGTTGGACATTAGAACCTATCTCCCTTTGTGCTATTGAAAGGAGGCTATAA
- the carA gene encoding glutamine-hydrolyzing carbamoyl-phosphate synthase small subunit, which produces MKASLILEDGTVFHGKGIGIKGETIGEVVFNTGMTGYQEILTDPSYYGQIITFTYPLIGNYGVNDSSQESNKIQVKGIIAREITNHYSNWQAKSSLQQYLVKNQVIGIEQIDTRALVKKLREKGTMFGVIVNGQWVSSNIEKYLIKIRAFQMDENPVAQVTTKKPHVIKGEGKRIAVLDFGVKSNIIRNLKALNCKIFIFPAWTDPEVVLAMKPDGLVLSNGPGDPAKLPYVENIKSLIGRVPIFGICLGHQLTALAFGAKTYKLKYGHRGVNHPIKDLRTQKVYITSQNHGYVVDAKTLPRSAKITHINLNDNTIEGLSYPDYNIQTVQYHPEAAPGPYDSNYLFKAFIDFTAKS; this is translated from the coding sequence ATGAAAGCCAGTTTGATTTTAGAAGATGGAACAGTATTTCATGGTAAGGGAATTGGTATAAAAGGAGAGACAATCGGTGAAGTAGTTTTTAATACAGGAATGACAGGTTATCAAGAGATATTGACAGATCCTTCCTATTATGGTCAGATTATTACCTTTACTTATCCGTTGATTGGAAATTATGGAGTTAATGATAGTAGTCAGGAATCTAATAAAATTCAGGTCAAAGGTATAATCGCTAGAGAAATAACAAATCATTACAGTAATTGGCAAGCTAAATCAAGTTTACAGCAATATCTGGTTAAAAATCAGGTGATAGGGATTGAGCAAATTGATACCAGAGCATTGGTTAAAAAATTGCGGGAAAAGGGAACCATGTTTGGTGTTATCGTTAATGGCCAATGGGTATCTTCTAATATTGAAAAATATCTGATAAAAATTCGTGCTTTTCAGATGGATGAAAATCCTGTGGCGCAGGTTACAACTAAGAAACCTCACGTTATTAAAGGAGAGGGAAAAAGGATTGCTGTCCTGGATTTTGGTGTGAAATCCAATATCATTCGTAATTTAAAAGCTCTTAATTGCAAAATTTTCATTTTCCCGGCATGGACTGATCCTGAAGTTGTTCTTGCCATGAAACCGGATGGGTTAGTTCTTAGCAATGGCCCCGGAGATCCGGCAAAATTACCCTATGTTGAAAATATTAAATCATTGATAGGGAGAGTTCCGATATTTGGAATATGTCTGGGGCATCAATTGACAGCCCTGGCCTTTGGTGCTAAGACTTATAAGCTGAAATATGGTCATCGGGGAGTAAATCATCCGATTAAAGATCTCCGTACCCAAAAGGTCTATATTACTTCACAGAATCACGGTTATGTTGTAGATGCTAAAACCTTACCCAGGTCAGCGAAAATTACCCATATCAATTTGAACGATAATACCATTGAAGGACTTAGTTACCCGGATTACAATATACAGACTGTTCAATACCACCCTGAAGCTGCACCGGGGCCATATGATTCTAACTATTTGTTCAAAGCATTTATTGATTTTACTGCAAAAAGCTAA